From the Thermoanaerobaculia bacterium genome, the window CGGGCACTCATCGCGATCGCGGCCGCCTTCGCGGGCGGCGACATGGCCTCCGCCGACGCACGATCCAGCACGATCACCCTCGACTTCGAGCACGGGACGATCTCGCCGGGGGACCCGACGATCAATCTGAATGCGCAACCCTCGGTCGTGGTCGAGATGGTCCCTGCCGGACAATATCGAATCGTTCCGACCGGAACGAAGTCGGCCAAAGCCGCGACTGACATCAACACGAGAGCAAGTTCCGAGAACAAAGCGTCACCCGGAGCCGCCCCAAAATCGGTCCCGGCGATTACCGTCGGCGATCGGGTCGTCTTCAACTTCGTCGGCGACGGAAAAGACACGATCGACTCCGATGGCACGTGGTCCTGGACGGTGCACATGAAAAAAGGGATGCGCGACTATCCGATCGACGTGATTTGCGAGTCATTCATAAAGGATGGAAAGAATGCGCCCTGCTCGCGCGCGCACATGCTCGCCGTCATCCACGTCGAGACCGCGCCTTACGATTTCGCGTGGTCGGCCGGCCTCGCGGTCAACTCCCTTCGGGACACTCGCTATCGGATCGACCCGAACCCGGACGATACGAACCACTCGAAGCTCGTTCGCAACGGCCACGGCGGCTACCCATACGAGCTCGCGACGGCGGCGAACTTCTGTCTCGTCAGACAGGACTGGCTCTGCCCGATCTCCGTCGGGGTGAGCACCGCCATTCCCGTGGACAGGCTGACGATTCTCCTGGGGCCGGCGGTTCGATTTCGGCCTCTCGACATCTCGAATTCCCTGTACCTGAGCGTCGGAGTCGCTTATGGATCCCGAAAAGAATTGAACGACGACTACGCGGGACGCTCGACGGTCCCGGCCGGGACGACGTCGGCGTCCATCTTGACGGATCGCCGCGGCTTCGGCGGATACGTCGGCCTGACGTTCGGCTTCCTCGGAAGCGCCGACAAGTTCAAGGGTGTGTTTTCGGGATCGGGCGAAAAGACGGCCGAAGCCCCGTCAAAATGATTCAATCCAGTTCGCGGGCTGGCGTGAATCGACGCCTGCCCGAACGCGAGAAGGACGTCACTCCTCGTCGATGTATTCCCGCGGAACGTCGTCCTCGAGAACCTCGCGGGTGACGACCTCGCTCACGTCGGCGTCCGGGGCGTTCTCGACGCCGCTCACCACGCCGGCCTCGAACGCCTGTCCCTCTTCGACCAGTTCCTCGACGCTTTCGGAAGCCGCCTCTTCGGCGCGTGAAAGACCCTCCGTGTCTCCGGACTGGCCGCCCGACTCGAGACCGAGCCCGCGGTCGCTCGGCGGAGGAAACGTGCCGTAGTCCGCCGAGCCCTTCTCCGGTTCGACGGCGGGAACCCGCCTGGCTGTCTTTCGCGCCTTCGCCACGGACCGCCGCCGGGCCGCCGCTTTCCGCGGCGCCGCGCGCTTTCCGGCGCGCTTTTTCTCGGCCTTCCGCGGCGCCGCGCGCCTGGCGGCCGATTTCCGGGCCGGTCTGCGTCGCGCGGTCTTCTTCGATGCGGCGGATTTCCGTTTCGCCTTCGGCTTCGTGGGCCGCGTCGCTTTCGTGCTTCTCTTCTTCGCCACGTTCCCTGGCGCCTTCTTTGGCATCTTCTTCGGCGCCTTCTTCGACGCCTTTTTCAGGGCGGGCTTCGAGGCGCGGGCTCTGGTTTTCGTCTTTTTCTTGGCCATGGCGGGAGTCTACATCCGGGGCGACGGCGGCACCTGATCCAGCGTCAGCGGGACCACTCCTCGGAAATGCGCCGCCCGCGCTCCATATCGGGAAAGGCGGAAATCGCGCCGGAACGCCGGTGAATTCGTCGCTCCCGCGCAAGCGGGAGTCCACGCCCGGAGGGGTCAGCCCGCTCGCCGCTCGGGGAGTATCTCGAAATGCGAGCGCGCCGCGAGCTTCTCGGCCCGCCTCTTGATCTCGAGCAGCATCTTGCGCTCCATCACGAACTGCCCCGGATCGAGGATCAGGTTCGCGAGAAATCCGCGGATTCCGCGCGGAAGATGCGCGCGGCAGCGCGAGACGAGCCGCGTCGAGCCGTCCGTGGGATACAGCGCGAGCGCCCAGGTGACTGCGAGGTCCTGCGTCGGACGCGGTCCGAGGACGAGATACCGATCCCGCTCGACCGCCTTCACGAGCATCGTGCCGCCGCGATCCACCGCCTCCCCGACCTGGGGCGCCTGGAGCAGCCGGATCACGCGCGAATCGCCCGAAGAGCTTCCGGCGCGGATCTTGCTCGCCCGACGGGCAGAAGGGAGAAACCATGAGCTCAGTAGCCCGCGTTACGGAAATCAGCTCGAAGTCCGACAAGAGCTTCGACGACGCCATCCGCGACGGAATCGCCCGCGCGGCGAAGACGCTTCGCGGAGTCACGTCGGCCTGGGTCAAGGACCACCGTCTCGACATCGAGGACGGCAAGATCCGCGGCTACCAGGTCAACCTGCTCGTGACGTTCGTCCTGGAGGACTGAGGGAAAGAACCGCGAGAAGAGAACACCCGGCCGGGCCGCGAGAACGTCAACGCTTCGCGCTTTTCTTCCCGTACAGCTTCCGGAGCTCGTCCTTGGCGGCCTCGAGCTTCGCGCGGCGCGTCTTCGAAAGGCCCTTTCCGGCGCGATTCACGTAGAACGTCAGCATCGACATGGCCGAACGGAACGGCTCCGCCTTCCGGCGAGTGCTCGTCTCAGCCGACCGTTTCAACGACTTCGCGATCTCCTTCGGGTCGTCCTTCGCGAAC encodes:
- a CDS encoding DUF3175 domain-containing protein; the encoded protein is MSRTKPKRWSQRVTTESNALDLEQGVFAKDDPKEIAKSLKRSAETSTRRKAEPFRSAMSMLTFYVNRAGKGLSKTRRAKLEAAKDELRKLYGKKSAKR
- a CDS encoding dodecin family protein encodes the protein MSSVARVTEISSKSDKSFDDAIRDGIARAAKTLRGVTSAWVKDHRLDIEDGKIRGYQVNLLVTFVLED